A region of the Campylobacter sp. MIT 99-7217 genome:
TCAAAGGTTCTTATCGTTGTTTTTCTTAAACCTGTCTCAACGACAGTTCCCTCAACCCCTGAAATTTCAACCCAATCGCCTTGATTAAAACTATCATCAAAGGCTAAAATGATAGAAGAAAAGAAATTTGCGATAATATCTTTTGCAGCCAAAGCTACAGCCAAACCTCCTATCCCCAAAGAAGCGATAATGGCTGAGATATTAAAGCCTAGATGAGAAAGCATAAAAAGAGCTACAATAATAACAATAACAAAATAAAGCACCTTAAAAATGAGATTAGCCACCTCTTTTTTTCCGCTTTTTTGGGCTAAATTTGAAATGAGTATAAAGCCATAGCCATCAATAGCATTAATCACTATCCAAGCAATATTCAAAGCATAAATCACATAAAAGCTATTTCCTAGCCAAATAGGCACAGGAAGAGGATAGTAAAGTACGCTAGCACAAACTCCAAGCCCATAAAAGAATAAAAAGCTTTGCATAGAAAGATTGCTTTTTTCTACAAAAATATCCTCTATTTCTCTATGACTTAAGCTTTGTTTATCCTTATTCCTAAAGATAATTTTAATGAGGACAAAATAAACAAAGTGAGGCACAAGCTTGCGTATAAGATAAAAAAAGACTAAAACAATAAGAGAGATGATAATCTTTCCAAGGTCTAAAAACTCGCTTTGAAAAGGGGCTTTTTCATTAATCCAATCAATATAATTTTGAAGCTTTAGCATACTAAAAAAGATATTATTTTCAAAAAATTTTGCATTATCCCTAAAATACTGCAAAATTTGCCTATAAGCTTTTATATTTGTGTTTAGTTTTTCAAGCTCAAGCTTTAAATTTGAAAGTTCCTTAGGATCTTTAATATCCTTTTCAAGCCCTTTAAAATCAGGTTCAAAGTCGTTTAATTGATCTACAATAGGACTTAAAAGACTTTCGATCTCTTCGCTTGTTTTGGCATTTTTAAAGGCTTCTTCAAGTTTAAAAAGCGTGGAGTAAAAAAGCTCATTATTTTGCATAAAAGCAAGTTCTAATTTTAGTTTATAATAAAGCTCGTTATGTTCTTTTAAAGCCTTAAGTTCCTCGCTTAAACTCTCTTTTTTATCTAAAAACACCTGCACTTTTTTTTCATCAAGTTCTTGCTTTGCTATAATGCTGGGCAAGGTTTCTAAAAGCTTATTTTGCTTATCTTTTAAGCTTTCAAGCTCATCTTTAACCTTACTTGAGTTACCATCTTCTTGAAGCTTTTTGATCTTCACATCAAAGCTGATAAATTTTTGCACCAAATCAGATATCTTTAAAGGATTTTGCTCTGCTTTTAAATTTACAAAAGCTACCAAAAATAAAGCTATTAGTAAAATTTTTTTCATTTTTGTTCCTTATTTTTAGTGATTAAAACAAAATGTTGCCCCTCAAAGTCATACTCATAAATTTCTCCTGTTTGAATGATAAAATACCAAGCATGCACTTCTATTTTCTTTTCTTCTACAGCCTTTGAAATTCCGGGATAAGTGAGTAAATTTTGTAAAGAATTAACTAAATTAAGCTTTTCTGTAATCCATGATCTCATCGCCTCATCATTTCCTGCGATCTTAATCGCTTCTTCTTTTATAGGTGCAAGCATATCAAGCCATTTTTTTACATTAGGAATATTTTCAAATTTTTCTTTAGAATTATAAAGAGCCAAACAGCCCCCACAATTACTATGTCCGCAAACAATGATATTTTTAATATCCAAAGCATTTACAGCATACTCTATAGCTGAAGTGGTCGCTAAATAATCACTCCCTACGCGATAAGGTGGAATGATATTGGCTATATTTCTTATTACAAAAAGCTCGCCTGGACCTGTATTTGTGATGAGATTTGGTATAACCCTTGAATCAGAACAACCTATGAAAAGCGTATGGGGATCTTGTTTATTTTTAAGCTTTTCAAAAAGACTTTCATGCTCTTTAAAGTCTTCTTCCATAAATTTAAGCGCACCTTGAATAAGATTTTCCATGATATTTTCTTTCCTTACTTACAATAACTCATTCTAATATAAATTAGCTTTGAAAATCGTAAAAACAAAGTCTAAATTTCAAGAAAATTAAGTTTGTGTTTATCTTTTTTGTGTAAATTTACAAAATATTTAACTTTAATGGAGGAAAAAATGAGTCTTTATGATAGAGATTATACTCGAAGTGGTGAATTTGAAGCTCAAGGACAAAGTTCTGCTTTAAGCACCTTTATAAAACAAACTTATCAGCTTTTTGCAGCTTCTTTACTTGCCGGTGCTGCTGGTGCTTATGTTGGAGTAACTGCGTTGATACCTTTATTTGCAAGTGGTGGTATGATAACTTCTCTTATCTTTTTTGCAGTAGCTATCGTGCTTTTGTTTGCCTTACAAGCAGCTAAAAGAAAAACCCCTTTAAATTTAGTTTTGCTCTTTGCATTTACC
Encoded here:
- a CDS encoding mechanosensitive ion channel family protein; the encoded protein is MKKILLIALFLVAFVNLKAEQNPLKISDLVQKFISFDVKIKKLQEDGNSSKVKDELESLKDKQNKLLETLPSIIAKQELDEKKVQVFLDKKESLSEELKALKEHNELYYKLKLELAFMQNNELFYSTLFKLEEAFKNAKTSEEIESLLSPIVDQLNDFEPDFKGLEKDIKDPKELSNLKLELEKLNTNIKAYRQILQYFRDNAKFFENNIFFSMLKLQNYIDWINEKAPFQSEFLDLGKIIISLIVLVFFYLIRKLVPHFVYFVLIKIIFRNKDKQSLSHREIEDIFVEKSNLSMQSFLFFYGLGVCASVLYYPLPVPIWLGNSFYVIYALNIAWIVINAIDGYGFILISNLAQKSGKKEVANLIFKVLYFVIVIIVALFMLSHLGFNISAIIASLGIGGLAVALAAKDIIANFFSSIILAFDDSFNQGDWVEISGVEGTVVETGLRKTTIRTFDNSLVFFPNSVIMAANVKNWSKRKVGRRIVMKLGVGYDASAERLEKCINELRELLEKSPLVAHASDSALKQDNFRAKYRQNLVSMNDLEGYKNACYVSLCEFAESSINIELYFYTKAIDSRGYREARQALMLDFMRIIAKNGLVFAYPSMSLYVENFKDLNEIVKKKD
- a CDS encoding carbonic anhydrase, with translation MENLIQGALKFMEEDFKEHESLFEKLKNKQDPHTLFIGCSDSRVIPNLITNTGPGELFVIRNIANIIPPYRVGSDYLATTSAIEYAVNALDIKNIIVCGHSNCGGCLALYNSKEKFENIPNVKKWLDMLAPIKEEAIKIAGNDEAMRSWITEKLNLVNSLQNLLTYPGISKAVEEKKIEVHAWYFIIQTGEIYEYDFEGQHFVLITKNKEQK